Proteins from a genomic interval of Leifsonia sp. ZF2019:
- a CDS encoding Rv0909 family putative TA system antitoxin: protein MVSRDVGRCVTAQVKGVVAMGIEDAVGKVEGLMQSAEGEVVVDKVLDAVEGAVNKATGGKFEQQLDDARHTIEDKLGHQTETVKKSPTVRPKR from the coding sequence GTGGTTTCTCGTGATGTTGGGCGTTGTGTGACTGCTCAAGTGAAGGGAGTGGTGGCAATGGGGATTGAGGATGCGGTCGGGAAGGTCGAAGGGCTCATGCAGAGCGCGGAGGGTGAGGTTGTCGTCGACAAGGTGCTGGACGCTGTTGAAGGTGCAGTCAACAAGGCCACTGGTGGCAAATTCGAACAGCAGCTTGATGATGCTCGCCACACCATCGAAGACAAGCTCGGCCACCAAACCGAGACTGTCAAGAAGTCACCAACGGTCCGTCCAAAGCGGTGA
- a CDS encoding MTAP family purine nucleoside phosphorylase has translation MAEPERRAIGALNGRYMMRWAIISSTCEVGQEHPTRLRTIWTVHGPVRYRLNRCGANEVITVVRGQNRRVCPHRVNHRANMEALKRLGVDAVISTSMVGSLSSDLPPLTIVLPHQLIDFARHTSPLLRQRRYREIDVTVPFDEDVRQAAHAALNRELPNADVRSGCYVNIDGPRFETAAEIRMFHQLGGTIIGMTIGAEALCARASGLPYATISGVVNYGAGLRASTHLTRAEHLAHRATLLTQLGPVLTALTSSTLPHHTELADETDTIQQALIDSAIPPTLAIRL, from the coding sequence ATGGCCGAACCTGAGCGGAGAGCGATCGGCGCTCTCAATGGGAGGTACATGATGCGGTGGGCGATAATCAGCAGCACGTGCGAGGTCGGCCAGGAGCACCCTACTCGACTGCGAACGATTTGGACTGTTCATGGCCCTGTCCGGTACCGGCTGAACCGTTGCGGCGCCAACGAGGTCATTACCGTGGTTCGTGGGCAAAATCGAAGGGTTTGTCCGCATCGCGTGAACCATCGAGCAAACATGGAGGCGTTGAAACGATTGGGGGTGGATGCGGTCATCAGCACGTCGATGGTGGGCAGTCTGAGCAGCGATCTGCCACCGTTGACGATTGTGCTCCCGCACCAGCTGATCGACTTCGCCCGGCACACCAGTCCGCTGCTGCGCCAGCGCCGTTACCGGGAGATTGATGTCACGGTCCCCTTCGACGAAGACGTTCGCCAGGCCGCGCACGCAGCCCTGAATCGAGAACTGCCGAATGCGGATGTTCGCAGCGGCTGCTATGTCAACATCGACGGGCCACGGTTTGAGACCGCGGCGGAGATCCGCATGTTTCATCAGCTCGGAGGCACCATCATCGGAATGACCATCGGTGCCGAGGCTCTCTGCGCTCGCGCGAGCGGCCTGCCCTACGCAACAATTTCAGGCGTCGTCAACTACGGAGCCGGTCTGCGCGCCAGCACTCACCTGACGCGGGCAGAACACCTCGCACACCGCGCCACTCTCCTCACCCAACTGGGGCCCGTCCTCACCGCACTCACCAGCAGCACACTCCCTCACCACACGGAGCTGGCCGACGAAACCGACACCATCCAACAGGCCCTCATCGATAGCGCCATCCCACCCACACTCGCCATCCGGCTCTGA
- a CDS encoding phosphatase PAP2 family protein — translation MPDATDTTHQFTDETVALSTDYGVSAICTSGGYPSGHTTKAYQAGITLATLLPELAPEILARASEAGNNRIVLGVHSPLDVIGGRIVGQAASAARWSDPIYRSKVLEPARTELITYLENRCGGTVAGCAARGDPYQSNPYGGRSTPADTDETVTDRASAVSTYQSRLTYGFSPIDDTSLPPSVPAGAANLLLTTFPTLSEEQRTSVLAQTQLASGYPLDLTVTGGPAWQRLNLAAAMSATVRINHDGTVTVTNTGGQASVLEDPDRLKGENTG, via the coding sequence GTGCCCGATGCGACCGATACCACCCATCAGTTCACCGATGAAACGGTGGCATTGAGCACTGACTACGGAGTGTCGGCGATCTGCACCAGTGGCGGCTATCCCAGCGGACACACAACGAAGGCCTATCAGGCCGGAATCACACTCGCGACGCTGCTCCCAGAACTTGCACCAGAAATCCTTGCCCGTGCCTCCGAGGCGGGCAACAACCGTATCGTTCTCGGGGTGCATTCACCCCTGGACGTCATCGGTGGGCGCATTGTCGGGCAAGCCGCGTCAGCAGCACGGTGGTCCGACCCGATCTACCGGAGCAAGGTACTCGAACCGGCGCGAACAGAGCTCATCACCTACCTCGAAAACAGGTGTGGAGGAACTGTCGCGGGCTGCGCCGCAAGAGGCGATCCCTACCAATCGAACCCGTACGGCGGCCGCTCGACCCCTGCCGACACCGATGAGACAGTCACCGATCGCGCCAGCGCCGTGTCCACCTACCAATCACGATTGACGTACGGATTCTCCCCGATCGACGACACCAGCCTGCCGCCATCTGTCCCCGCCGGCGCGGCCAACCTCCTCCTGACCACATTTCCCACGTTGTCCGAGGAACAACGTACATCCGTCCTTGCGCAGACACAGCTCGCTTCCGGATACCCACTGGACCTGACAGTAACCGGGGGCCCGGCCTGGCAACGGCTGAACCTCGCCGCAGCGATGAGCGCCACCGTGCGCATCAACCACGACGGAACGGTCACCGTCACCAACACCGGAGGGCAAGCATCCGTACTCGAAGATCCTGACCGGCTCAAAGGAGAGAACACAGGATGA
- a CDS encoding IS5 family transposase (programmed frameshift), protein MSRSRVLSDSQWERIASLMPAPSPKGGRPFGDHRLVVEAIIWRYRTGIPWRDLPAEFGPWQTVWKRHNRFSHDGTWDRVHAALLTEADAAGVLDWTVSVDSTINRAHQHATTFARVSRSPRAAAPPTPQGARSNHKNLRQEPADHAIGRSRGGLSTKIHQLVDGNGLPLVVLLTPGQSGDSPMFDALMGQLRVDRMGRARTRPDAVRGDKAYSSRAIRSHLRRRGIAAVIPEPDDQKRHRLNRGSAGGRPPRFDAINYRGRNVIERGFCDTKQWRGLATHYDNLAVTYRGAVVLRAITLWLKRLEDTP, encoded by the exons GTGTCGCGGTCTCGGGTGTTGTCGGATTCTCAGTGGGAGCGGATCGCGTCGTTGATGCCGGCCCCGTCGCCGAAGGGCGGTCGCCCGTTCGGTGATCATCGTTTGGTGGTCGAGGCCATCATTTGGCGGTATCGGACCGGGATTCCGTGGCGGGATCTGCCGGCGGAGTTCGGTCCCTGGCAGACGGTCTGGAAGCGTCACAACCGATTCAGTCACGACGGCACCTGGGACCGGGTGCATGCTGCGCTGTTGACTGAGGCCGACGCGGCCGGGGTGCTGGATTGGACGGTGAGCGTGGATTCCACGATCAACCGAGCCCACCAGCATGCGACCACCTTCGCCCGTGT GTCGAGGAGCCCGCGGGCCGCCGCCCCACCAACACCCCAGGGGGCACGATCGAATCACAAGAATCTTCGTCAGGAACCCGCTGACCACGCGATCGGCCGCTCGCGTGGCGGCCTGTCGACGAAGATCCACCAACTCGTCGATGGCAACGGACTCCCGCTTGTCGTGCTCCTCACGCCGGGCCAGTCCGGTGATTCGCCGATGTTTGACGCCTTGATGGGACAGCTCCGAGTAGATCGAATGGGTCGAGCTCGCACCCGGCCCGACGCCGTCCGCGGCGACAAAGCGTATTCATCACGCGCAATCCGCTCCCACCTCCGCCGACGCGGTATCGCGGCAGTCATCCCCGAACCCGACGATCAGAAGCGACACCGCCTCAACCGCGGCAGCGCGGGCGGCAGACCACCCCGATTCGACGCGATCAACTACCGAGGACGGAACGTCATCGAACGCGGCTTCTGCGACACCAAGCAATGGCGAGGCCTCGCCACCCACTACGACAACCTCGCCGTCACCTACCGGGGAGCAGTCGTCCTCCGCGCAATCACACTCTGGCTCAAACGGTTAGAAGACACGCCCTAG